A region of the Synechococcus sp. PCC 7502 genome:
TCGCATTGGTATAATTCCGTACTTTATCACCATGAAATTGGGGCATCAGTAATTGTCGGCGTTGTCGATGCTCACGTCCATCTAAGAGGATAACCCCGCGATCGCCTAGAAAAGGCTTTAAGATTTGATTGATCGATCCAGGGGCTGAAAATTGTTTAGTATCGCTTGTTAATACTTGTTGAATTGCTTGAGGATGGCTGACAAATACAGCGCCGTTAAAGACGCTAGACATATTCACTGTAAAAATATCTCCACACTCGCGATCAAACTTATGCAAATAATCGAGTGGTTCAACAATCCATTTCCATAATTGCAGGACTTTAGGCGAATTAATGGTAGGCGGTATGGTCATAAATATTTAGATAAGTGAATTCGGACATTAGCATCGACTTATGGATATTATCGAACTATTACAAGGCGGCTGAAGTTTAGATACTCGTTTTAGGATATGAGTCTTAGTTATCTTCACATTTCATCAACTTATCTTTCGAGCCACAATTACTAACCAAGGGCATTCTGCAATTGGCACTCCTTGGGGGCGAAAGTAATGATGGAGTATTTGAAATTTTGCTGCTTTTAGCTTTGGTTTTAGGGTTTCATATTCCCAACCTGTGACGTAGCGATAACCTGTGGGACGCTCAGAAAAGCCCTCCTGATCGCCGCGAACCATTGACATTAATAAAACACCGTAATCGCTTAATGCCTGATTTAGATGTTTAAGAACTCCTAGCATTTCTGCACTCGGTACATGGATTAGAGAAGCATTGGCAAAGATGCCATCAAAGCTATTATTGGGCAAATTGAGACTCAAAAAACTTTGCTGCCAGACTTCGCAACCTGCTGTTTGCTTTGCCATTTCCACAAAGGCTGGTGTTGCATCTAGTCCAGTGACTTCATAACCCATTTCTTGAAATGCAATTAAGTCTCTACCCGGACCACAGCCAAGGTCGAGGATTTTACCTTTCTCTTTGGACATGGCGGCAATTAGGGCTTCACGATTTTGAGATACATCGTGGTTCCAAGTGCCGTTGCGGTAATCTTCGGCGGTGAGTTGGTATTCAGCGATCGTTATTTGTTCCTGCTGTTCCATGACTTATTTTCTATGACTGTAAATAAAAGTATGCTTGATAAAGCGATCAATAAGAACCTGCTCATGGATACTGTGGAAATCTTAAGACATACCCAACGTCAGAGGGTCAGTGATGGTGAAATTATGCCAATTCTGAGTGGCTGTGATGCTTATAAGCAAATACTGATGATAGTTTTACCTCAGTTGGGAGACTTTGACAGCATGGAGTATGCTTGGTGGCTTCAGCGTGAGACTCTACCTTCCACTATGGCTGTTCGGGTGGTTGGCATTGGCGATCGCTCTTCTGGCAAGAGATTTTGTGAATTTACGGGTTTTAATCCTGAGTGGTTATTTGTCGATCCAAATGCTGAACTACATAAGGAATTGGGTTTGTATGCAGGTTTATCTTTGAAGTTGCCTTTGTTTTCTAATGCTCAAAATGCATGGCTGAATCTAATGCTGATGTGCGCGGGTATTGGTAGCCCAGGAACTTTGGCTGAAGTGTTTCGTGGTTATACTGGCGATCGCTCTGCACCCCAATTAATTGGCAGTGATGAAGAGATAAAAGCTTTTCCCCTACCTATGCTTAAAGGCTCATTTTTTAATTTGGTCGGGGGTAGTGGTTTTCAGCGTCCGATTGAGTTGGCGACTTTACGATTACGGAATATGTCTGAGGTTCTAAGTCACTGGGGAACTTATGTGCCAAATGCTGATTTTCTTACCCAAAGGGGCGGCACGTTTCTAATTGATAGTCAAGGACAAATTCTTTATGAACATCGCGATCGGGGTATTTTAGGATTTGCTGAGAATATGAGTCGTCCGCTTTCGTTTCTGGCGAATTATTCAAATATGGAACCAACAAATGTCACAAATAACTGATTCTAATTATTGGGAACAACGCTATCAGGAGAAGTCTGATAAATGGGATATTGGACAAGCAGGCCCACCATTTATCAATTTACTGGAATCATCTGTACTAACCTTGGGCAAAGTTGCGGTGATTGGCTGTGGGCGGGGACATGATGCTTTGTTATTTGCTAAGTATGGATTTGATGTAACTGGTTTTGACTTTTCCCCTAGTGCGATCGCTGATGCTAAAAGCCTTACAGATTCTATGGGTTTAACTGCTAAATTTCTGCGACGGGATATTTTTGACTTAGATCGGGAATTCCTGGGTGCATTTGATTATGTGGTAGAGCATACTTGCTTTTGTGCGATCGCTCCTTCTCAGAGAGAAGATTATGTAAAACTGGTACATTCAATCTTAAAACCACAAGGAGAGCTTATTGCTCTGTTCTGGGCACATAATCGAATAGGTGGTCCACCGTTTGGCAGCAATTTAGAAGAGATTGATAAACTATTTTCTCCCAGATTTAATACTTCGGTAATTAGTCCTGCAATAAATTCTATAGAGTCTCGGCAAGGAGAGGAATATTTGGCACGTTTTCAAAGATTAATTAGAAATGATAAAAAGTAACTCAGAAATTAGTGTTTTTGCCTTAACCCAAAAGATTATAAAGCTGCTCAGAGATGGGATTTGTGAAGTTAGAGTACTGGGTGAAATTTCGGGCTATAAAGCTAAAGCTGCGTCCTCTGGGCATACGTATTTCACACTCAAAGATGATGAGTCGCAAATAGATTGCGTCCTTTGGGGTAGCAAGCAAATCTCGTTTATGCCTAATGATGGAATGCGAGTAATTGCTATGGGTAAGCTGACGGTCTATGCCACGAGGGGTAAATATCAGATCGATTGCCAAAGTTTAATACCTGCTGGTCAACGTGAGCTATATCTGGCTTTTGAACGACTAAAACAGGATTTAGAATCTAGAGGATATTTTGACCAGAAGCGATCACATACCCTGTCTCTTCAGAATGAAAGGTCAGTCGTTCAATTACACCTTGGAGATAGTCGGTTTTGTCGGGCATTTGCCTAAATTTAGGGTTCTAGGATAAGCCTTAATTACAATTTGGATTTTTGTTATATTTACTAGCGATTAAGAGCAATCATGTTTTGGGCAGGATAGCGATCGCCGGCGGCAACTCCTTTTGGTGCTGATTCTTCAATACGACGGAGATCTTCAGCAGTTAATACTACTGCCGTTGCTGCCACATTCTCTTCTAGGTAAGATCGTCGTTTTGTACCTGGAAT
Encoded here:
- a CDS encoding peroxiredoxin-like family protein, translating into MDTVEILRHTQRQRVSDGEIMPILSGCDAYKQILMIVLPQLGDFDSMEYAWWLQRETLPSTMAVRVVGIGDRSSGKRFCEFTGFNPEWLFVDPNAELHKELGLYAGLSLKLPLFSNAQNAWLNLMLMCAGIGSPGTLAEVFRGYTGDRSAPQLIGSDEEIKAFPLPMLKGSFFNLVGGSGFQRPIELATLRLRNMSEVLSHWGTYVPNADFLTQRGGTFLIDSQGQILYEHRDRGILGFAENMSRPLSFLANYSNMEPTNVTNN
- a CDS encoding methyltransferase domain-containing protein, whose translation is MSQITDSNYWEQRYQEKSDKWDIGQAGPPFINLLESSVLTLGKVAVIGCGRGHDALLFAKYGFDVTGFDFSPSAIADAKSLTDSMGLTAKFLRRDIFDLDREFLGAFDYVVEHTCFCAIAPSQREDYVKLVHSILKPQGELIALFWAHNRIGGPPFGSNLEEIDKLFSPRFNTSVISPAINSIESRQGEEYLARFQRLIRNDKK
- a CDS encoding exodeoxyribonuclease VII large subunit, giving the protein MIKSNSEISVFALTQKIIKLLRDGICEVRVLGEISGYKAKAASSGHTYFTLKDDESQIDCVLWGSKQISFMPNDGMRVIAMGKLTVYATRGKYQIDCQSLIPAGQRELYLAFERLKQDLESRGYFDQKRSHTLSLQNERSVVQLHLGDSRFCRAFA
- a CDS encoding bifunctional 2-polyprenyl-6-hydroxyphenol methylase/3-demethylubiquinol 3-O-methyltransferase UbiG, with translation MEQQEQITIAEYQLTAEDYRNGTWNHDVSQNREALIAAMSKEKGKILDLGCGPGRDLIAFQEMGYEVTGLDATPAFVEMAKQTAGCEVWQQSFLSLNLPNNSFDGIFANASLIHVPSAEMLGVLKHLNQALSDYGVLLMSMVRGDQEGFSERPTGYRYVTGWEYETLKPKLKAAKFQILHHYFRPQGVPIAECPWLVIVARKIS